Proteins co-encoded in one Populus trichocarpa isolate Nisqually-1 chromosome 10, P.trichocarpa_v4.1, whole genome shotgun sequence genomic window:
- the LOC7459779 gene encoding 10 kDa chaperonin, mitochondrial — translation MARRLIPTLNRVLVEKIVPPSKTTAGILLPETSTKLNSGKVISVGPGLRSPEGNTIPPAVKEGDTVLLPSYGGTQVKLGEKEYVLYRDEDILGTLHE, via the exons atggcAAGGCGCTTGATTCCTACCCTCAACCGCGTCCTGGTGGAGAAGATCGTCCCTCCCTCCAAAACAACTGCTGGAATTCTCCTCCCCGAGACATCTACTAAG CTGAACTCAGGGAAAGTGATATCCGTGGGTCCTGGGTTAAGGAGCCCTGAAGGGAACACTATCCCTCCAGCTGTGAAGGAAGGTGACACTGTGCTTTTGCCTTCATATGGGGGTACCCAAGTCAAGCTTGGTGAAAAAGA GTATGTTTTGTACAGGGACGAGGATATCTTGGGCACTTTACATGAGTAG
- the LOC7459780 gene encoding probable sulfate transporter 3.3 codes for MEPNASNSLQPDHCLEITPMEVHKVVPPPHRSTIQKLKSRLKETFFPDDPLRQFKGQPLGKKWILAAKYFFPILQWGPNYSFKLFKSDIVSGLTIASLAIPQGISYAKLASLPPIVGLYSSFVPPLVYAVLGSSRDLAVGPVSIASLILGSMLKQEVSPTNDPLLFLQLAFSSTFFAGLFQASLGLLRLGFIIDFLSKATLIGFMAGAAIIVSLQQLKSLLGITHFTKQMELVPVLSSVFHNTNEWSWQTVLMGFCFLVFLLLARHVSMKKPKLFWVSAGAPLVSVILSTVLVFAFKAQRHGISVIGKLQEGLNPPSWNMLHFHGSYLGLVVKTGLVTGIISLTEGIAVGRTFAALKNYQVDGNKEMMAIGLMNVIGSATSCYVTTGAFSRSAVNHNAGAKTAVSNIIMSVTVMVTLLFLMPLFQYTPNVVLGAIIVTAVIGLIDIPAACQIWKIDKFDFVVMLCAFFGVILVSVQDGLAIAVGISIFKILLQVTRPKTLVLGNIPGTDIFRNLHHYKEAMRIPGFLILSIEAPINFANTTYLKERILRWIDEYETEEDTKRQSSIHFLILDLSAVSSIDTSGVSLLKDLKKALENTGAELVLVNPGGEVLEKLQRADDVRDVMSPDALYLTVGEAVAALSSTMKGRSSNHV; via the exons ATGGAGCCAAACGCCAGCAATAGCTTGCAACCTGATCATTGCCTAGAAATAACACCTATGGAGGTGCACAAAGTTGTCCCACCACCCCATAGGAGCACAATACAGAAGCTCAAGAGCAGACTTAAAGAAACCTTCTTCCCTGATGACCCTCTGCGGCAATTCAAAGGACAGCCATTGGGAAAGAAATGGATACTTGCTGCTAAGTATTTCTTTCCTATTCTTCAATGGGGTCCTAATTACAGCTTCAAGCTTTTCAAATCTGATATTGTTTCTGGCCTTACCATTGCCAGCTTAGCCATTCCACAG GGCATCAGTTATGCTAAGCTAGCAAGTCTACCTCCCATAGTCGGTCTTT ATTCAAGCTTTGTCCCTCCTCTTGTATACGCTGTTCTTGGAAGCTCTAGGGACCTTGCAGTAGGACCTGTTTCTATTGCTTCTCTTATACTGGGATCAATGCTTAAGCAAGAAGTATCTCCTACCAATGACCCTCTGTTGTTTCTTCAACTAGCTTTTTCCTCAACCTTCTTTGCTGGCCTCTTCCAAGCTTCATTAGGATTGCTAAg GCTTGGCTtcattattgattttctttccaAGGCAACTCTAATTGGATTCATGGCTGGAGCTGCTATCATAGTCTCTCTACAACAATTAAAAAGCCTCCTTGGAATCACTCATTTCACCAAACAAATGGAACTGGTTCCTGTTTTGAGCTCCGTTTTCCACAACACCAATGAG TGGTCATGGCAAACAGTACTGATGGGATTTTGCTTCCTCGTGTTCCTTCTACTGGCAAGACACGTT AGCATGAAAAAACCAAAGCTGTTTTGGGTTTCAGCTGGAGCCCCTCTTGTGTCGGTGATACTATCTACTGTCTTGGTTTTTGCATTCAAGGCTCAACGTCATGGAATCAGTGTT ATTGGAAAGTTACAAGAAGGGCTAAACCCTCCCTCATGGAACATGTTGCATTTTCATGGAAGCTACCTTGGACTAGTTGTGAAAACTGGCCTTGTTACTGGCATTATTTCCCTCACT GAAGGCATAGCAGTTGGAAGGACTTTTGCTGCTTTGAAGAACTACCAGGTAGATGGTAACAAGGAAATGATGGCAATTGGGTTGATGAATGTGATTGGCTCCGCCACTTCCTGTTATGTTACAACAG GTGCTTTCTCTCGTTCTGCTGTCAATCACAATGCAGGAGCCAAAACAGCAGTTTCCAACATTATAATGTCAGTGACAGTTATGGTGACCCTCCTCTTCCTAATGCCTCTATTCCAATACACCCCAAATGTTGTATTGGGTGCCATCATAGTAACAGCAGTAATTGGCCTTATAGACATCCCAGCTGCTTGCCAGATATGGAAGATCgacaaatttgattttgttgtgatGTTGTGTGCGTTCTTTGGTGTTATTCTTGTCTCTGTCCAGGACGGCCTTGCCATTGCG GTAGGGATATCAATATTCAAGATCCTTCTTCAAGTCACAAGGCCAAAGACTCTGGTTCTGGGAAACATACCTGGGACAGATATATTCCGTAATCTTCATCATTACAAGGAAGCTATGAGGATCCCTGGTTTCCTCATTTTAAGCATTGAAGCTCCAATCAACTTTGCCAATACAACCTACCTCAAAGAAAG GATTCTGAGATGGATAGATGAATATGAAACTGAAGAAGACACAAAGAGACAGTCAAGTATTCATTTTCTGATCCTAGACCTGTCAG CTGTCAGCTCCATCGACACAAGCGGAGTCTCACTCTTGAAGGATTTAAAGAAAGCACTGGAAAATACGGGAGCTGAG CTTGTGTTGGTGAATCCTGGGGGGGAAGTGTTGGAAAAACTGCAGAGGGCCGATGATGTCCGTGATGTAATGAGCCCTGACGCCCTTTATTTGACAGTTGGAGAAGCTGTGGCTGCACTCTCATCAACAATGAAGGGCCGATCATCGAACCATGTGTAA
- the LOC7475526 gene encoding SEC12-like protein 2 isoform X4, which translates to MGKSREADPQSLQKYGVPLYSAAWLPYKELRSKLQPRDDHVDSSKQQEQQQEEEEEIPKPSASSHEHYVVLAGGGGEGSSGIPNAVLLSCFDFSSNSLASQPVAKLGLGSQLPYRMVVHPGGDGVICAFPSSCRFFDWDEVKDNEDHKLGLKPSKKVLTQLEDVGQQLALAFNSDSSVLAVGGEDGNLRVFKWPGMEIILNETQAHASLKDLCFSPDGKFLVSMGQRDLGRVWDVTSSTAVASLPKENDEIFASCRFSQRSDQAQVLYIAAITDKGSSIVTWNTSSWKRMSSKHVAREPVSSFNVSPDGKLLAMGMTQGDVLLVNSTNLRVQTLVRKAHLGIVTALAFSHDSRALVSASMDSSARVTLIEDNRSGQSRYDFTQIIW; encoded by the exons ATGGGAAAGAGCAGAGAGGCAGATCCTCAAAGCCTGCAAAAATACGGCGTTCCTTTATACTCTGCTGCTTGGCTTCCTTACAAAGAGCTCAGATCCAAGCTACAACCCCGTGACGATCACGTTGATTCCTCTAAACAACAGGAACAACagcaagaggaggaggaggagatccccAAGCCCTCTGCTTCTTCCCATGAACACTACGTCGTTTTGGCCGGCGGTGGCGGTGAAGGCAGCAGCGGCATTCCCAACGCCGTCCTTCTCTCCTGTTTTGATTTCTCCTCCAATTCCCTCGCTTCTCAGCCC GTAGCTAAGCTTGGTCTTGGTTCTCAATTACCCTATAGAATGGTGGTTCACCCCGGTGGAGATGGAGTCATTTGTGCATTCCCCAGTAGTTGCCG ATTTTTTGACTGGGATGAAGTCAAGGACAATGAAGACCATAAATTGGGCCTTAAACCATCCAAAAAAGTACTGACACAATTAGAAGATGTTGGACAGCAATTAGCATTGGCCTTTAACAGTGACAGCTCTGTACTTGCTGTAGGGGGCGAG GATGGCAATTTAAGGGTTTTCAAGTGGCCTGGCATGGAAATTATTCTTAATGAGACTCAAGCCCATGCATCTTTAAAGGACTTGTGTTTCAG CCCTGATGGAAAATTTCTTGTTTCAATGGGACAGCGTGACCTTGGTAGAGTCTGGGATGTAACTTCATCCACAGCTGTAGCCTCTTTACCAAAGGAAAAC GATGAGATTTTTGCATCGTGCAGATTTTCTCAAAGGAGTGATCAGGCTCAGGTTCTCTATATCGCTGCAATAACAG ACAAAGGTTCAAGTATTGTGACTTGGAACACAAGCTCATGGAAGAGAATGAGCTCAAAGCATGTAGCCCGTGAaccagtttcatccttcaatgtcTCACCTGATGGAAAGCTTCTTGCAAT GGGTATGACTCAAGGAGATGTGTTGCTTGTAAATTCAACCAACTTGCGTGTTCAAACACTAGTTAGGAAAGCACATCTTGGCATAGTAACTGCATTGGCGTTCTCTCATGATTCAAG GGCTTTGGTCTCTGCCTCTATGGACTCAAGTGCAAGGGTGACACTAATTGAGGACAACAGAAGTG GGCAATCACGATATGACTTTACCCAAATAATATGGTAA
- the LOC7475526 gene encoding SEC12-like protein 2 isoform X3, whose protein sequence is MGKSREADPQSLQKYGVPLYSAAWLPYKELRSKLQPRDDHVDSSKQQEQQQEEEEEIPKPSASSHEHYVVLAGGGGEGSSGIPNAVLLSCFDFSSNSLASQPVAKLGLGSQLPYRMVVHPGGDGVICAFPSSCRFFDWDEVKDNEDHKLGLKPSKKVLTQLEDVGQQLALAFNSDSSVLAVGGEDGNLRVFKWPGMEIILNETQAHASLKDLCFSPDGKFLVSMGQRDLGRVWDVTSSTAVASLPKENDEIFASCRFSQRSDQAQVLYIAAITDKGSSIVTWNTSSWKRMSSKHVAREPVSSFNVSPDGKLLAMGMTQGDVLLVNSTNLRVQTLVRKAHLGIVTALAFSHDSRALVSASMDSSARVTLIEDNRSEKSDGRGWTEAIRR, encoded by the exons ATGGGAAAGAGCAGAGAGGCAGATCCTCAAAGCCTGCAAAAATACGGCGTTCCTTTATACTCTGCTGCTTGGCTTCCTTACAAAGAGCTCAGATCCAAGCTACAACCCCGTGACGATCACGTTGATTCCTCTAAACAACAGGAACAACagcaagaggaggaggaggagatccccAAGCCCTCTGCTTCTTCCCATGAACACTACGTCGTTTTGGCCGGCGGTGGCGGTGAAGGCAGCAGCGGCATTCCCAACGCCGTCCTTCTCTCCTGTTTTGATTTCTCCTCCAATTCCCTCGCTTCTCAGCCC GTAGCTAAGCTTGGTCTTGGTTCTCAATTACCCTATAGAATGGTGGTTCACCCCGGTGGAGATGGAGTCATTTGTGCATTCCCCAGTAGTTGCCG ATTTTTTGACTGGGATGAAGTCAAGGACAATGAAGACCATAAATTGGGCCTTAAACCATCCAAAAAAGTACTGACACAATTAGAAGATGTTGGACAGCAATTAGCATTGGCCTTTAACAGTGACAGCTCTGTACTTGCTGTAGGGGGCGAG GATGGCAATTTAAGGGTTTTCAAGTGGCCTGGCATGGAAATTATTCTTAATGAGACTCAAGCCCATGCATCTTTAAAGGACTTGTGTTTCAG CCCTGATGGAAAATTTCTTGTTTCAATGGGACAGCGTGACCTTGGTAGAGTCTGGGATGTAACTTCATCCACAGCTGTAGCCTCTTTACCAAAGGAAAAC GATGAGATTTTTGCATCGTGCAGATTTTCTCAAAGGAGTGATCAGGCTCAGGTTCTCTATATCGCTGCAATAACAG ACAAAGGTTCAAGTATTGTGACTTGGAACACAAGCTCATGGAAGAGAATGAGCTCAAAGCATGTAGCCCGTGAaccagtttcatccttcaatgtcTCACCTGATGGAAAGCTTCTTGCAAT GGGTATGACTCAAGGAGATGTGTTGCTTGTAAATTCAACCAACTTGCGTGTTCAAACACTAGTTAGGAAAGCACATCTTGGCATAGTAACTGCATTGGCGTTCTCTCATGATTCAAG GGCTTTGGTCTCTGCCTCTATGGACTCAAGTGCAAGGGTGACACTAATTGAGGACAACAGAAGTG AAAAATCAGATGGTCGGGGGTGGACAGAAGCGATCCGGCGCTGA
- the LOC7475526 gene encoding SEC12-like protein 2 isoform X1: MGKSREADPQSLQKYGVPLYSAAWLPYKELRSKLQPRDDHVDSSKQQEQQQEEEEEIPKPSASSHEHYVVLAGGGGEGSSGIPNAVLLSCFDFSSNSLASQPVAKLGLGSQLPYRMVVHPGGDGVICAFPSSCRFFDWDEVKDNEDHKLGLKPSKKVLTQLEDVGQQLALAFNSDSSVLAVGGEDGNLRVFKWPGMEIILNETQAHASLKDLCFSPDGKFLVSMGQRDLGRVWDVTSSTAVASLPKENDEIFASCRFSQRSDQAQVLYIAAITDKGSSIVTWNTSSWKRMSSKHVAREPVSSFNVSPDGKLLAMGMTQGDVLLVNSTNLRVQTLVRKAHLGIVTALAFSHDSRALVSASMDSSARVTLIEDNRSAAGGSSMQIIIFIIILAIAAYFLKNEVLPFLV; encoded by the exons ATGGGAAAGAGCAGAGAGGCAGATCCTCAAAGCCTGCAAAAATACGGCGTTCCTTTATACTCTGCTGCTTGGCTTCCTTACAAAGAGCTCAGATCCAAGCTACAACCCCGTGACGATCACGTTGATTCCTCTAAACAACAGGAACAACagcaagaggaggaggaggagatccccAAGCCCTCTGCTTCTTCCCATGAACACTACGTCGTTTTGGCCGGCGGTGGCGGTGAAGGCAGCAGCGGCATTCCCAACGCCGTCCTTCTCTCCTGTTTTGATTTCTCCTCCAATTCCCTCGCTTCTCAGCCC GTAGCTAAGCTTGGTCTTGGTTCTCAATTACCCTATAGAATGGTGGTTCACCCCGGTGGAGATGGAGTCATTTGTGCATTCCCCAGTAGTTGCCG ATTTTTTGACTGGGATGAAGTCAAGGACAATGAAGACCATAAATTGGGCCTTAAACCATCCAAAAAAGTACTGACACAATTAGAAGATGTTGGACAGCAATTAGCATTGGCCTTTAACAGTGACAGCTCTGTACTTGCTGTAGGGGGCGAG GATGGCAATTTAAGGGTTTTCAAGTGGCCTGGCATGGAAATTATTCTTAATGAGACTCAAGCCCATGCATCTTTAAAGGACTTGTGTTTCAG CCCTGATGGAAAATTTCTTGTTTCAATGGGACAGCGTGACCTTGGTAGAGTCTGGGATGTAACTTCATCCACAGCTGTAGCCTCTTTACCAAAGGAAAAC GATGAGATTTTTGCATCGTGCAGATTTTCTCAAAGGAGTGATCAGGCTCAGGTTCTCTATATCGCTGCAATAACAG ACAAAGGTTCAAGTATTGTGACTTGGAACACAAGCTCATGGAAGAGAATGAGCTCAAAGCATGTAGCCCGTGAaccagtttcatccttcaatgtcTCACCTGATGGAAAGCTTCTTGCAAT GGGTATGACTCAAGGAGATGTGTTGCTTGTAAATTCAACCAACTTGCGTGTTCAAACACTAGTTAGGAAAGCACATCTTGGCATAGTAACTGCATTGGCGTTCTCTCATGATTCAAG GGCTTTGGTCTCTGCCTCTATGGACTCAAGTGCAAGGGTGACACTAATTGAGGACAACAGAAGTG cTGCAGGGGGATCAAGCATGCAGATCATTatattcatcattatacttGCAATTGCTGCATATTTCTTGAAGAATGAagttcttccttttcttgtcTAG
- the LOC7475526 gene encoding SEC12-like protein 2 isoform X2, whose translation MGKSREADPQSLQKYGVPLYSAAWLPYKELRSKLQPRDDHVDSSKQQEQQQEEEEEIPKPSASSHEHYVVLAGGGGEGSSGIPNAVLLSCFDFSSNSLASQPVAKLGLGSQLPYRMVVHPGGDGVICAFPSSCRFFDWDEVKDNEDHKLGLKPSKKVLTQLEDVGQQLALAFNSDSSVLAVGGEDGNLRVFKWPGMEIILNETQAHASLKDLCFSPDGKFLVSMGQRDLGRVWDVTSSTAVASLPKENDEIFASCRFSQRSDQAQVLYIAAITDKGSSIVTWNTSSWKRMSSKHVAREPVSSFNVSPDGKLLAMGMTQGDVLLVNSTNLRVQTLVRKAHLGIVTALAFSHDSRALVSASMDSSARVTLIEDNRSGGSSMQIIIFIIILAIAAYFLKNEVLPFLV comes from the exons ATGGGAAAGAGCAGAGAGGCAGATCCTCAAAGCCTGCAAAAATACGGCGTTCCTTTATACTCTGCTGCTTGGCTTCCTTACAAAGAGCTCAGATCCAAGCTACAACCCCGTGACGATCACGTTGATTCCTCTAAACAACAGGAACAACagcaagaggaggaggaggagatccccAAGCCCTCTGCTTCTTCCCATGAACACTACGTCGTTTTGGCCGGCGGTGGCGGTGAAGGCAGCAGCGGCATTCCCAACGCCGTCCTTCTCTCCTGTTTTGATTTCTCCTCCAATTCCCTCGCTTCTCAGCCC GTAGCTAAGCTTGGTCTTGGTTCTCAATTACCCTATAGAATGGTGGTTCACCCCGGTGGAGATGGAGTCATTTGTGCATTCCCCAGTAGTTGCCG ATTTTTTGACTGGGATGAAGTCAAGGACAATGAAGACCATAAATTGGGCCTTAAACCATCCAAAAAAGTACTGACACAATTAGAAGATGTTGGACAGCAATTAGCATTGGCCTTTAACAGTGACAGCTCTGTACTTGCTGTAGGGGGCGAG GATGGCAATTTAAGGGTTTTCAAGTGGCCTGGCATGGAAATTATTCTTAATGAGACTCAAGCCCATGCATCTTTAAAGGACTTGTGTTTCAG CCCTGATGGAAAATTTCTTGTTTCAATGGGACAGCGTGACCTTGGTAGAGTCTGGGATGTAACTTCATCCACAGCTGTAGCCTCTTTACCAAAGGAAAAC GATGAGATTTTTGCATCGTGCAGATTTTCTCAAAGGAGTGATCAGGCTCAGGTTCTCTATATCGCTGCAATAACAG ACAAAGGTTCAAGTATTGTGACTTGGAACACAAGCTCATGGAAGAGAATGAGCTCAAAGCATGTAGCCCGTGAaccagtttcatccttcaatgtcTCACCTGATGGAAAGCTTCTTGCAAT GGGTATGACTCAAGGAGATGTGTTGCTTGTAAATTCAACCAACTTGCGTGTTCAAACACTAGTTAGGAAAGCACATCTTGGCATAGTAACTGCATTGGCGTTCTCTCATGATTCAAG GGCTTTGGTCTCTGCCTCTATGGACTCAAGTGCAAGGGTGACACTAATTGAGGACAACAGAAGTG GGGGATCAAGCATGCAGATCATTatattcatcattatacttGCAATTGCTGCATATTTCTTGAAGAATGAagttcttccttttcttgtcTAG